A stretch of DNA from Candidatus Saccharibacteria bacterium oral taxon 488:
CGATTTATTCAAACAGCGGAATATAACGGCGTTACGGCGTCAGAACATCTAGCGTGGCCAGTAGCGACAGCATTGAGTCAAATTCCTGAGATAGTGGATGGGTATAAACTTTCCAATTGATCAACTGCCCGAGGTGCTTGATACGCCGAGTTTTGTATATTCAAGGCGGATGTTGAAGGAACGGGCTCAGCAGGCGCTAGCGTGCCAGGTGCCGTTCGGCTTGACGGTGCGTTACGCGGCCAAGGCAAATTCACATCCTGAGATTATACGACTGTTTGATGAGTTGGGGTTGCAGTTTGATGCCAGCTCAAGCTACGAGGCAGCGCTGCTGCTCAAGCAGGGAGTGAGTGGCCCAACGATCAGCCTCTCCAGCCAGCAGCCAGCGCACAACCTCAATGAACTGCTCCAGGCTGGCGTACGTTACGTGGCGACGTCGCTTCGTCAATTAGAGCTGGTTGCGGCGAGTCCATACTGCCCAAATACGGTCGGCCTGCGGCTCAATCCTGGCATAGGTTCGGGGCATAATAATCGGACGATGACCGGTGGGGTTAATTCCAGCTTTGGCTTGTGGCATGCCTATGCCGAGCAGGCAGTGGAGCTAGCGAGGCGTCACGACATAACGATTGATCGGCTGCATATTCACATTGGTTCGGGTGCTGATCCGCGGTTGTGGGGCGAGGCGATGGATGCGGCGCTGGCGCTTGTTGGGCGGCTGCCGGAGGTGACCACTCTGGATATTGGTGGCGGTTTTAAGGTACATCGGTTTGGTGATGAACAAGAGGCGGATTTGGCGGTCATTTGCGAGGTGTTTTCTCGGAAATTATCTCAGTTTGCTGAGGAAACTGGGCGGCGACTGCATCTAGAAATTGAGCCCGGAACCTGGCTGGTAGCACATGCTGGCGTGTTGGTTGCGGAGGTGGTGGATATCGTTGATACTGGTGCGGATGGTCACACATTTTTGCGCCTTAATACCGGTATGAATGACATCACGCGGCCAGGGATGTATGGCGCGCAGCACGAGATGATGGTACTCGCGGGTCGCGAGGAGCAGCGAGAATACATCGTGGTGGGGCACTGCTGTGAGACGGGCGATATCTTGACACCAGCGCCCAGCAACCCAGAGAATCTCGCATCGCGGCAGCTAGCCCGGGCGGAAATTGGCGATAAGCTAGTGATCTTTGACGCGGGGGCGTATTGCCAGAGTATGTCGCTGAAACAGTACAATGCGTATCCTGACGCCGGCACCTATTTTATTGACTAAATATACATCATCTGTTATAATAGCCCAGTTTGACAACGGACTGGATTATGAGTGAATTATATCCTTCATGCGATGAGCAACGAGAGCTGAGCGCACCGCAAAAATTTGAAGAAATGATCGACCTTGAGCGTCCATCCCTCGAGTTTCCTTTTCAGTCGGCACTTGAGGAGTATTTTAGGGGTGAAGGCGTGAAGGAACGAGAGGATTTGGCGGCGCATGCTGAGCGAACGATGAAGCTGGTGGAGGAGTTTGCCGGTTTGAAACTACCGCCCGAGGCGATTCATGCCGTGCTGCTGCATGACGTGGTTGACCGCTTTCATAACAGAGATAGCCAGAAGTGTACACCGGAACGTCGACAGGCTGCTGGCTTGGCTCTGGCCGATGTATTTACGAATCCTAAAACTGGGA
This window harbors:
- a CDS encoding diaminopimelate decarboxylase; its protein translation is MGINFPIDQLPEVLDTPSFVYSRRMLKERAQQALACQVPFGLTVRYAAKANSHPEIIRLFDELGLQFDASSSYEAALLLKQGVSGPTISLSSQQPAHNLNELLQAGVRYVATSLRQLELVAASPYCPNTVGLRLNPGIGSGHNNRTMTGGVNSSFGLWHAYAEQAVELARRHDITIDRLHIHIGSGADPRLWGEAMDAALALVGRLPEVTTLDIGGGFKVHRFGDEQEADLAVICEVFSRKLSQFAEETGRRLHLEIEPGTWLVAHAGVLVAEVVDIVDTGADGHTFLRLNTGMNDITRPGMYGAQHEMMVLAGREEQREYIVVGHCCETGDILTPAPSNPENLASRQLARAEIGDKLVIFDAGAYCQSMSLKQYNAYPDAGTYFID